From the Theobroma cacao cultivar B97-61/B2 chromosome 2, Criollo_cocoa_genome_V2, whole genome shotgun sequence genome, one window contains:
- the LOC108660703 gene encoding prostatic spermine-binding protein-like, with translation MPHDPSHIAMCYKDYYVNGYKFHTLELEENCLTMNNGVYIKGSCYNDYDHDFYGLLVDIVNSEYEKINMFVEVEHSEDDDDDEGVKRQQEEIEMDVEKDDDNESDDPEDESDENEFACSDDD, from the exons ATGCCGCACGATCCTAGTCATATAGCAATGTGTTACAAAGATTACTATGTGAATGGATACAAGTTCCATACATTGGAACTTGAAGAAAATTGTTTAACAATGAATAATGGTGTCTACATCAAAGGAAGTTGCTATAATGATTACGATCATGACTTTTACGGTCTATTGGTCGATATCGTCAA TAGTGAATATGAAAAGATTAATATGTTTGTTGAGGTCGAACATagtgaagatgatgatgacgATGAAGGAGTTAAAAGACAACAAGAAGAGATAGAGATGGATGTAGAAAAAGACGATGATAATGAAAGCGATGATCCTGAAGATGAGAGCGATGAAAATGAGTTTGCATGTTCAGATGATGATTAA
- the LOC18609465 gene encoding carbonic anhydrase 2 isoform X1: protein MAGRFSKCMLLCCSAKVSKEEDMGSESYEEAIAALSKLLSDKADLQSVAAAKIMQITAELEAAADPNQFDPVKRIETGFLHFKKEKYEKNPDLYGELAKGQSPKFLVFACSDSRVCPSHILDFQPGEAFMVRNIANMVPPYDKTKYSGVGAAIEYAVLHLKVENIVVIGHSCCGGIKGLMSIPDDGTTASDFIEQWVSICAPAKTKVKSECNELSFSEQCTNCEKEAVNVSLGNLLTYPFVREAVVKKSLVLKGAHYDFVDGKFDLWNLDFNITPTLAV, encoded by the exons ATGGCTGGAAGATTTAGTAAGTGTATGCTGCTATGTTGTTCGGCAAAGGTCTCG AAAGAAGAAGACATGGGAAGCGAGTCATACGAGGAGGCGATTGCAGCTTTGTCGAAGCTTCTCAG TGACAAAGCTGATCTCCAAAGCGTCGCCGCCGCAAAAATCATGCAGATAACGGCCGAGTTAGAGGCAGCTGCCGACCCCAACCAGTTCGACCCGGTCAAGCGGATCGAAACCGGTTTCCTTCACTTCAAGAAGGAGAAATATGA gaaAAATCCTGATCTGTACGGTGAGCTTGCCAAAGGCCAAAGCCCCAAG TTTTTGGTATTTGCTTGCTCCGACTCTCGAGTCTGCCCCTCTCACATCCTGGATTTCCAACCAGGGGAGGCTTTTATGGTCCGAAACATTGCCAACATGGTTCCACCGTATGACAAG ACAAAATACTCCGGAGTTGGTGCGGCCATTGAATATGCAGTCCTGCATCTGAAG GTGGAGAATATTGTGGTTATTGGACACAGCTGCTGTGGAGGTATCAAAGGGCTCATGTCTATCCCAGATGATGGGACCACTGCTAG TGATTTCATTGAACAATGGGTTAGCATCTGTGCACCCGCAAAGACTAAGGTGAAATCAGAATGTAATGAGCTAAGTTTCTCGGAGCAATGCACCAACTGCGAGAAG GAAGCTGTGAATGTATCTCTGGGCAACCTGTTGACATATCCATTTGTGAGAGAGGCTGTGGTGAAGAAAAGCCTTGTTTTGAAGGGCGCACATTATGATTTTGTGGATGGAAAGTTTGATCTCTGGAATCTCGACTTCAACATTACACCCACTTTAGCTGTATGA
- the LOC18609465 gene encoding carbonic anhydrase 2 isoform X2 yields the protein MGSESYEEAIAALSKLLSDKADLQSVAAAKIMQITAELEAAADPNQFDPVKRIETGFLHFKKEKYEKNPDLYGELAKGQSPKFLVFACSDSRVCPSHILDFQPGEAFMVRNIANMVPPYDKTKYSGVGAAIEYAVLHLKVENIVVIGHSCCGGIKGLMSIPDDGTTASDFIEQWVSICAPAKTKVKSECNELSFSEQCTNCEKEAVNVSLGNLLTYPFVREAVVKKSLVLKGAHYDFVDGKFDLWNLDFNITPTLAV from the exons ATGGGAAGCGAGTCATACGAGGAGGCGATTGCAGCTTTGTCGAAGCTTCTCAG TGACAAAGCTGATCTCCAAAGCGTCGCCGCCGCAAAAATCATGCAGATAACGGCCGAGTTAGAGGCAGCTGCCGACCCCAACCAGTTCGACCCGGTCAAGCGGATCGAAACCGGTTTCCTTCACTTCAAGAAGGAGAAATATGA gaaAAATCCTGATCTGTACGGTGAGCTTGCCAAAGGCCAAAGCCCCAAG TTTTTGGTATTTGCTTGCTCCGACTCTCGAGTCTGCCCCTCTCACATCCTGGATTTCCAACCAGGGGAGGCTTTTATGGTCCGAAACATTGCCAACATGGTTCCACCGTATGACAAG ACAAAATACTCCGGAGTTGGTGCGGCCATTGAATATGCAGTCCTGCATCTGAAG GTGGAGAATATTGTGGTTATTGGACACAGCTGCTGTGGAGGTATCAAAGGGCTCATGTCTATCCCAGATGATGGGACCACTGCTAG TGATTTCATTGAACAATGGGTTAGCATCTGTGCACCCGCAAAGACTAAGGTGAAATCAGAATGTAATGAGCTAAGTTTCTCGGAGCAATGCACCAACTGCGAGAAG GAAGCTGTGAATGTATCTCTGGGCAACCTGTTGACATATCCATTTGTGAGAGAGGCTGTGGTGAAGAAAAGCCTTGTTTTGAAGGGCGCACATTATGATTTTGTGGATGGAAAGTTTGATCTCTGGAATCTCGACTTCAACATTACACCCACTTTAGCTGTATGA